Proteins encoded in a region of the Candidatus Palauibacter scopulicola genome:
- a CDS encoding helix-turn-helix transcriptional regulator, which yields MKKPVYKELVAASSRPMVLSILSGGETYGYEILKQVQLLSGGELEWSDGMLYPVLHRLERDGLIKGRWQLTDAGRRRKYYRLTGRGKRQLSTDRESWRAVYGALRMSWGGSHV from the coding sequence ATGAAGAAGCCGGTTTACAAGGAGTTGGTGGCCGCGTCATCGCGCCCGATGGTGCTCTCCATCCTGTCGGGCGGCGAGACGTACGGGTACGAGATCCTCAAGCAGGTCCAGTTGCTCTCCGGCGGTGAACTCGAGTGGTCCGACGGGATGCTCTACCCCGTCCTGCACCGGCTGGAGCGTGACGGGCTCATCAAGGGCCGCTGGCAACTCACCGACGCGGGACGGCGTCGCAAGTACTACCGGCTGACGGGCCGCGGGAAGCGACAGCTCTCAACCGACAGGGAAAGCTGGCGGGCCGTCTACGGAGCGCTCCGGATGTCCTGGGGAGGCAGCCATGTTTGA
- a CDS encoding DUF1592 domain-containing protein gives MRTSLLLLVAAGVLPSPVVGQEAGAARGAEHPPASWPQPITPPITQPLAPLTAPAPAPAVDTLSVEVAQGVVAETCRRCHNPRRVSGGMSLETFEVTAASDNAVIAERMVRKLRAGMMPPVGVRRPSPDSLRTLAVVLESRLDAAWEANPNPGRRTFQRLNRAEYSRSIQDLLDLDIDAGDYLPLDTKSANFDNIADVQLLSPTLMDGYLRAASEISRLAIGDPEVTPSEATFRVSRWTSQAEHVEGTPYGSRGGVAVDHNFPADGEYVFRVSFHHETTGALFGNGKGALHTTDEPERIEISIDGERVALLYIDRWMHVSDPDGVNLRSDPVFIEAGPRRVAAAFIRTFEGPSQDLMSPHDWSIASTSITDAYGFTTLPHLRDLAVTGPFAPAGMSATPSRERVFSCRPSTPEDEASCAEAILSRLGTRAYRRPLTEDNLAALMNLYRAGAEAGGFEEGIRLALEGILASPHFVFRFEERPAREADGVYALDDYDLASRLSFFLWATGPDDELLETAAEGRLSDPAVLDAQVRRMLGDPRAEALATRFAGQWFRLQDLEGMNPDVRLYPDFDQQLKEAMHRETELLFHTIVQEDRSLLELLTADYTFVNERLARHYGIPGVTGTDFRRVEIAEPERRGVLGHGSILTLTSHASRTSPVLRGKWVMEVLLGTPPPPPPPDVSDLEATPEAEEGRLLTVRERLEMHRASPACRSCHRVIDPIGLALEYFDGTGARRIKDSGMPIDAQGELYDGTPVTSAADLRSALLARPVPLVRAFTENLFAYALGRRVEYYDMPTVRSIARQAAEQDHRMSAFILGVVNSPAFRLKGTEAVVDDMEAESQGSQED, from the coding sequence ATGCGAACATCGCTCTTGCTGCTGGTCGCAGCGGGTGTTCTCCCGAGTCCAGTCGTCGGTCAGGAGGCCGGCGCGGCGCGGGGCGCCGAGCATCCCCCGGCCAGTTGGCCGCAGCCGATCACACCGCCGATTACACAGCCGCTCGCACCGCTGACGGCGCCGGCACCGGCTCCCGCGGTCGACACGCTCTCCGTCGAAGTTGCGCAGGGCGTCGTGGCGGAGACCTGTCGGCGCTGCCACAACCCGCGGCGGGTCAGCGGGGGCATGTCGCTCGAGACCTTCGAGGTCACCGCGGCCTCCGACAATGCGGTCATCGCCGAGCGGATGGTGCGGAAGCTGCGGGCCGGCATGATGCCGCCCGTTGGCGTGCGCCGCCCGAGCCCTGACAGCCTGCGGACGCTTGCCGTAGTCCTCGAGTCCCGCCTGGACGCGGCGTGGGAGGCAAACCCGAACCCCGGGCGCCGGACTTTCCAGCGGCTGAACCGGGCCGAGTATTCGCGCTCGATCCAGGATCTCCTCGACCTGGACATCGACGCGGGCGACTACCTGCCGCTGGACACGAAGAGCGCGAACTTCGACAACATCGCCGACGTCCAGTTGCTCTCCCCGACGCTGATGGACGGGTACCTGCGCGCGGCGAGCGAGATCAGCCGGCTCGCCATCGGCGACCCGGAGGTCACGCCGAGCGAGGCCACCTTCCGGGTGTCGCGCTGGACCTCGCAGGCGGAGCACGTCGAGGGCACCCCGTACGGGAGCCGGGGCGGCGTCGCGGTGGACCACAACTTCCCGGCCGACGGGGAGTACGTCTTCCGCGTCTCCTTCCACCACGAGACGACTGGCGCCCTGTTCGGGAACGGCAAGGGCGCGCTGCACACGACCGATGAGCCCGAGCGGATCGAGATCTCGATCGACGGCGAGCGCGTCGCGCTCCTCTACATCGACCGCTGGATGCACGTCTCCGACCCGGACGGCGTGAACCTCCGGTCGGATCCCGTCTTCATCGAGGCGGGTCCGCGCCGGGTGGCGGCCGCCTTCATCCGCACCTTCGAGGGGCCGTCGCAGGACCTGATGTCGCCGCACGACTGGTCGATCGCGAGCACCAGCATCACCGACGCGTACGGGTTCACGACGCTGCCGCACCTGCGCGACCTGGCGGTCACGGGGCCGTTCGCTCCGGCCGGGATGTCGGCCACGCCGAGCCGCGAGCGGGTCTTCTCGTGCCGTCCCTCCACGCCGGAGGACGAGGCTTCGTGCGCGGAGGCGATCCTCTCGCGGCTGGGGACGAGGGCCTACCGCAGGCCGCTGACGGAAGACAACCTCGCCGCGCTCATGAATCTGTACCGCGCCGGGGCCGAGGCGGGCGGTTTCGAGGAGGGGATTCGGCTCGCGCTGGAGGGGATCCTCGCCAGCCCCCACTTCGTCTTCCGCTTCGAGGAACGTCCCGCGCGCGAAGCGGACGGGGTGTACGCGCTGGACGACTACGATCTCGCCTCGCGGCTCTCCTTCTTCCTCTGGGCCACGGGCCCGGACGACGAACTGCTGGAGACCGCCGCCGAGGGCCGGCTCTCCGACCCGGCCGTGCTCGACGCGCAGGTGCGCCGGATGCTGGGCGACCCGCGCGCCGAAGCCCTTGCCACGCGTTTCGCGGGACAGTGGTTCCGGCTGCAGGACCTCGAGGGGATGAACCCGGATGTCCGCCTCTACCCCGACTTCGACCAGCAACTCAAGGAGGCGATGCACCGCGAGACGGAACTCCTCTTCCACACGATCGTGCAGGAAGACCGCAGCCTGCTCGAACTGCTGACGGCCGACTACACGTTCGTGAACGAGCGCCTGGCGCGGCACTACGGCATCCCCGGCGTGACCGGGACGGACTTCCGGAGAGTCGAGATCGCCGAACCCGAGCGCCGCGGCGTGCTCGGACACGGCAGCATCCTCACCCTCACCTCGCACGCGAGCCGGACCTCCCCGGTCCTGCGCGGGAAGTGGGTGATGGAGGTGCTGCTCGGGACGCCGCCGCCTCCGCCCCCGCCGGACGTCTCCGACCTGGAGGCGACGCCGGAGGCCGAGGAGGGGCGGCTGCTCACGGTGCGGGAGCGGCTGGAGATGCACCGGGCCAGTCCCGCCTGCCGTTCGTGCCACCGCGTGATCGACCCGATCGGTCTCGCGCTGGAGTACTTCGACGGCACGGGGGCGCGGCGCATCAAGGACAGCGGGATGCCGATCGACGCACAGGGCGAACTCTACGACGGCACGCCGGTGACGAGCGCGGCGGATCTGCGCTCGGCGCTTCTCGCGCGGCCGGTGCCGCTCGTGCGCGCGTTCACGGAGAACCTCTTCGCCTACGCGCTGGGACGCCGGGTCGAGTACTACGACATGCCGACCGTGCGGTCCATCGCGCGGCAGGCCGCCGAACAGGACCACCGCATGTCCGCGTTCATCCTCGGCGTGGTCAACAGCCCGGCGTTCCGCTTGAAGGGGACCGAGGCCGTGGTCGACGACATGGAGGCGGAAAGCCAGGGATCCCAGGAGGACTGA
- a CDS encoding NADPH:quinone reductase — MRAAWYTKLGSAADVLEVGEREMPVPGPGEVRVRVRTSGINPVDVKRRAGGRGALDSTLVVPHFDGAGVIDQVGDGVDAGRLGNRVWIYEAQWGGNLGTAAEFATVPESRAVHLPANATFMDGACLGIPALTAHRCVYADGPVEGQTVLVTGGAGAVGAYAVQCARLGGARVLSTVSADEKVRIARAAGADVVINYREEDVPARVAELTEGEGVDRIVEVEMGGNLDASIAMLKANGVISAYASEGEPQPAVPFYTLLYKNLTVRFELVFLMPEEAKQKAVEDLTKWLTEGELKHTVAERFALENIVAAHEAVESGPLGKVLIDLGI, encoded by the coding sequence ATGCGAGCTGCATGGTACACGAAACTGGGGTCGGCGGCCGACGTGCTGGAGGTGGGGGAGCGGGAGATGCCGGTGCCCGGCCCCGGCGAAGTTCGGGTCCGCGTACGCACCTCCGGAATCAACCCCGTCGACGTGAAGCGGCGGGCCGGCGGCCGCGGCGCGCTCGACTCCACGCTCGTGGTGCCGCACTTCGACGGCGCCGGGGTCATCGACCAGGTGGGGGACGGCGTCGATGCCGGACGGCTCGGCAACCGCGTCTGGATCTACGAGGCGCAGTGGGGGGGCAACCTCGGCACCGCGGCGGAGTTCGCCACCGTCCCCGAGTCCCGGGCCGTCCACCTCCCCGCGAACGCGACGTTCATGGATGGCGCGTGTCTCGGCATCCCCGCCCTGACCGCGCACCGCTGCGTGTACGCCGACGGTCCCGTCGAGGGGCAGACCGTGCTCGTGACCGGCGGCGCGGGCGCGGTCGGCGCCTATGCGGTCCAGTGCGCCAGGCTGGGCGGCGCCCGGGTCCTCTCCACCGTGAGCGCGGACGAGAAGGTGCGGATCGCCCGGGCGGCGGGTGCGGACGTCGTCATCAACTATCGTGAGGAAGATGTCCCGGCCCGCGTCGCGGAACTGACCGAAGGAGAGGGCGTCGACCGCATCGTCGAGGTCGAAATGGGCGGGAATCTCGACGCCTCGATCGCGATGCTGAAGGCCAACGGGGTGATCTCCGCCTACGCCTCGGAGGGCGAACCCCAGCCGGCCGTCCCCTTCTACACCCTCCTCTACAAGAACCTCACCGTGCGCTTCGAACTCGTCTTCCTCATGCCCGAGGAGGCGAAGCAGAAGGCCGTGGAGGATCTCACCAAGTGGCTGACCGAAGGGGAACTGAAGCACACGGTGGCGGAGCGCTTCGCGCTCGAAAACATCGTGGCCGCCCACGAGGCGGTGGAATCCGGCCCCCTCGGCAAGGTCCTGATCGACCTCGGTATCTGA
- the panB gene encoding 3-methyl-2-oxobutanoate hydroxymethyltransferase, with protein sequence MTRTMSVPGGSSEARKRTTFDLVAMKARGEKIVAITAYDALFSSLVDAAGVDLILVGDSLASVLCGEETTLSATVEQMTYHGRIVTRGAARAFVVVDMPFLSYQVSPAEAVRNAGNILKHTGAGAVKLEGGFEVVDAVRAIIRAGIPAMGHLGFTPQSVHALGGHRIQGKDEEAAARLVEEAVALEEAGVFSIVLELMPTAAARRVTEAVSVPTIGIGAGPDCDGQVLVLHDMLGLNEGFSARFLKRYAELGKATREAVARYAEEVRAGSYPAAEHGYESTGDGD encoded by the coding sequence GTGACGCGAACCATGAGCGTGCCGGGCGGGAGCTCGGAAGCACGGAAGCGGACGACGTTCGACCTCGTGGCGATGAAGGCGCGCGGCGAGAAGATCGTCGCCATCACCGCCTACGACGCGCTCTTCTCATCGCTCGTGGACGCCGCCGGCGTGGACCTGATTCTCGTCGGCGACTCCCTGGCGAGCGTCCTGTGCGGCGAGGAGACGACGCTTTCCGCCACGGTGGAGCAGATGACGTACCACGGCCGGATCGTGACGCGCGGGGCGGCGCGCGCCTTCGTCGTCGTCGACATGCCCTTCCTCAGCTACCAGGTCTCGCCCGCGGAGGCCGTGCGAAACGCGGGCAACATCCTCAAGCACACCGGAGCCGGCGCCGTGAAGCTCGAGGGCGGGTTCGAGGTCGTCGACGCGGTGCGGGCGATCATCCGGGCGGGGATTCCGGCGATGGGCCACCTCGGGTTCACGCCGCAGTCGGTGCACGCGCTCGGGGGACACCGGATTCAGGGGAAGGATGAAGAGGCGGCGGCCCGGCTGGTGGAGGAAGCCGTCGCCCTGGAGGAGGCGGGCGTCTTCTCCATCGTCCTCGAGTTGATGCCGACCGCCGCGGCCCGGCGAGTGACGGAGGCCGTCTCCGTGCCGACGATCGGGATCGGAGCCGGGCCGGACTGCGACGGACAGGTGCTCGTGCTGCACGACATGCTCGGCCTGAACGAAGGGTTCAGCGCCCGCTTCCTGAAGCGATACGCCGAACTCGGGAAGGCCACGCGGGAGGCCGTCGCGCGCTACGCCGAGGAAGTGCGGGCGGGAAGCTATCCCGCGGCGGAACACGGCTACGAATCGACCGGGGACGGGGATTGA
- a CDS encoding ferredoxin — MVRIEVDHGLCVGNAMCVATAPGVFAHNENRQSTVVDAEGDPAALVLEAAANCPVSAIRVMDSETGRTMFPPEGRGRRVTGG; from the coding sequence ATGGTGAGGATCGAAGTCGATCACGGGCTCTGCGTCGGCAACGCGATGTGCGTGGCCACCGCGCCGGGCGTGTTCGCGCACAACGAGAACCGCCAGTCGACCGTCGTCGACGCCGAGGGCGACCCCGCCGCGCTCGTCCTGGAGGCGGCCGCGAACTGTCCCGTGAGCGCGATCCGTGTGATGGATTCCGAGACGGGGCGGACGATGTTCCCGCCGGAGGGGCGCGGGAGACGTGTGACAGGGGGATGA